One region of Desulfobacterales bacterium genomic DNA includes:
- a CDS encoding response regulator encodes MKCLSVSFSSRISAVFTFFILMMSVAFSLFFIRYETRILEASLFDNGRLLSEILAKNSKMGVFSENKALLNGPVQGTLTHPDVIRCAIYNREGNQLICDDQDGIPASGSTGPGLMVSPGIVDRLTSGTYTACIESDQNAQFWAPVYSAPSDIFSDHVYARQATQKICATSIIGFASVTLDKTSLKKKINLLMLTITGICSTFWLFGSVITFVISKRITSPLHRLTQAALGLKQGIQPVPVVVETRDEIGLLAAAFNSMVKTLHQREKALQKTNTRLEKRVTQRTVELAETNRKLRLKIREKEATEIELIKSREKYAAILENIEEGYIEIDLNGQMTFFSNPLCNLLGYSPEQLGQMRICDVTDPESRDDMHQALSDILKSPESRYLPNYKVRRSDQTALILDLSMSPLTDCGNRLMGIRIVTRDISERLKAEQHRLKLEQELELAQRLKAIGTLAGGVAHDYNNLLMAIQGNISLIQMDMDSTHPFHEKIKKINHCIEMAANLTKRLLGFARGGKYDIRLLNINLIIQNTIDMFGRTRKEIKIHVNPEPDIRMIEADQSQFEQVLLNIYINAWQAMPNGGSVTIKTKNIDLTSRDVEAFDVSPGRYVQCDIQDTGIGMAEDVRCRIFEPFFTTKQIGGGSGLGLASTYGIIKNHGGFITVDSVQGKGSTFHIFMPASDNSCTKQHKPAPPQIQKNGSILLIDDEKLILDTTKLMIERSGRTVITAGNGDEAIAIYRRNPEKIDLVILDMIMPGLSCQEVIRQLRNINPNVGILLSSGSSIDQQTRRLLESGPSDFIQKPYNMIELLQKMSDMLCRPASAGADSGR; translated from the coding sequence ATGAAATGCTTGTCAGTCTCATTTTCATCCAGGATATCTGCTGTTTTCACGTTTTTCATTCTGATGATGTCCGTGGCATTTTCACTTTTCTTCATCCGTTACGAAACCAGAATCCTGGAGGCCAGTCTGTTTGATAACGGCCGCCTGCTTTCCGAGATTCTGGCGAAAAACTCAAAAATGGGGGTGTTTTCCGAAAACAAGGCGCTGCTGAACGGGCCGGTCCAGGGAACACTCACGCACCCGGACGTGATCAGATGCGCGATATACAACCGGGAAGGAAACCAGCTGATCTGCGATGACCAGGACGGAATCCCCGCATCCGGATCAACCGGCCCGGGGCTGATGGTTTCCCCCGGCATTGTCGACCGGCTGACATCCGGCACATATACCGCATGCATTGAATCCGATCAAAACGCACAATTCTGGGCCCCGGTCTACTCCGCCCCCTCCGACATTTTTAGCGACCATGTCTATGCCCGGCAAGCGACTCAAAAAATTTGCGCAACGTCCATCATCGGTTTTGCCAGCGTCACCCTGGACAAGACCTCTCTGAAAAAAAAAATAAATTTACTGATGCTCACCATTACCGGTATCTGTTCGACATTCTGGCTTTTCGGCTCGGTAATAACGTTTGTGATTTCAAAGCGGATAACATCACCGCTGCATCGCCTGACCCAAGCGGCGCTGGGCCTCAAACAGGGCATTCAGCCGGTCCCGGTGGTCGTTGAAACCCGCGATGAAATCGGACTTCTGGCAGCTGCGTTCAATTCCATGGTCAAAACGCTGCACCAGCGGGAAAAAGCCCTTCAGAAAACCAACACCCGCCTCGAAAAACGCGTCACCCAAAGAACAGTTGAGCTCGCTGAGACCAATCGAAAACTGAGGCTGAAAATCAGGGAAAAAGAAGCGACCGAAATAGAACTGATAAAAAGCCGTGAAAAATACGCCGCCATCCTGGAAAATATCGAGGAAGGCTACATCGAAATCGATCTGAACGGTCAGATGACGTTTTTCAGCAATCCCCTGTGCAACCTTCTCGGGTATTCCCCGGAACAACTCGGGCAGATGCGAATCTGCGATGTGACCGATCCGGAAAGCCGGGATGACATGCATCAAGCGCTCTCTGACATTTTAAAATCACCGGAAAGCCGTTATCTGCCAAATTATAAAGTCCGGCGTTCCGACCAGACGGCTCTGATTCTCGATCTGTCGATGAGCCCGCTGACGGACTGCGGCAACCGGCTTATGGGAATACGGATCGTCACCCGCGATATTTCCGAACGCCTGAAGGCCGAACAGCACCGGCTGAAACTGGAACAGGAGCTGGAACTGGCACAACGGCTCAAGGCCATCGGAACGCTGGCCGGGGGGGTAGCGCACGACTACAATAACCTTCTCATGGCCATTCAGGGAAACATCTCCCTGATTCAAATGGACATGGATTCGACGCATCCGTTCCACGAAAAAATAAAAAAAATCAATCACTGCATCGAGATGGCCGCCAATCTAACCAAACGACTGCTGGGCTTTGCCAGGGGCGGCAAGTATGATATCCGGCTGCTCAATATCAACCTGATCATACAAAACACCATCGACATGTTCGGCAGAACCCGCAAGGAAATAAAAATCCATGTAAATCCGGAGCCGGATATCCGGATGATTGAAGCCGATCAGAGCCAATTTGAACAGGTCCTTCTCAATATTTATATCAATGCGTGGCAAGCCATGCCCAACGGAGGATCTGTTACCATCAAAACAAAAAATATCGACCTTACCAGCCGGGACGTCGAGGCATTCGATGTGTCCCCCGGCCGGTATGTTCAATGCGACATACAGGACACCGGCATAGGCATGGCGGAAGATGTCAGGTGCCGGATCTTCGAGCCGTTCTTTACCACCAAGCAGATCGGAGGGGGGTCCGGACTGGGGCTGGCCTCTACATACGGCATCATCAAAAACCACGGCGGATTTATCACCGTCGATTCGGTTCAGGGGAAAGGCAGTACGTTTCATATCTTTATGCCGGCATCCGACAATTCCTGTACGAAACAGCACAAGCCTGCCCCCCCTCAGATTCAAAAAAACGGATCTATTTTGCTCATTGATGATGAAAAGCTTATTCTGGATACCACAAAACTCATGATCGAAAGATCCGGCCGCACGGTCATTACCGCCGGCAACGGTGACGAAGCCATCGCCATTTACCGGAGAAACCCGGAAAAGATCGATCTGGTGATACTGGATATGATCATGCCCGGCTTGAGCTGCCAAGAAGTGATCCGGCAGCTCAGGAATATAAATCCGAATGTCGGAATACTGCTTTCAAGCGGATCATCCATCGACCAGCAAACCCGTCGACTGCTGGAATCCGGTCCAAGCGATTTTATTCAAAAACCGTATAATATGATAGAATTGTTACAAAAGATGTCAGACATGCTCTGCCGGCCGGCCTCTGCCGGAGCAGACTCCGGCAGATAA
- a CDS encoding ABC transporter substrate binding protein, protein MRVKPYDEALEGFKSRCTADIRRFILSESEDVDIIGKIRGIRPGFILAIGQNALRRAMEITDIPVVYLMAPEPSAGSHRKNICGISMQVDAQRQVELLSMTLPDIKNIGVIHSPAYPPGFIRQAASAAARTHIRLITQSVSDAKRMPEALLKMASGIDAFWMLPDMTIMPPEIIEYLMEYSVENRIPLISFSRKHIDIGAVISISTEAFDMGRQAWQIAEKILSVNRGAPVEKIVRPRKAIVSINPVSAKKLCVTIDPVMKHTAIADNENNSSVISSPFTF, encoded by the coding sequence ATGAGGGTCAAACCATATGATGAGGCGCTCGAGGGGTTTAAATCCCGCTGTACCGCTGATATCAGGCGTTTTATCCTGTCCGAATCCGAGGACGTTGACATCATCGGAAAAATCCGCGGAATAAGGCCCGGCTTCATATTAGCGATCGGCCAGAATGCCCTGCGCCGGGCCATGGAAATTACAGATATCCCCGTGGTATATCTGATGGCTCCCGAACCTTCCGCCGGCAGTCACCGGAAAAACATCTGCGGCATCAGCATGCAGGTGGACGCACAAAGACAGGTCGAGCTGCTTTCCATGACCCTGCCGGATATCAAAAATATCGGAGTGATTCACAGTCCGGCTTATCCGCCTGGTTTTATAAGGCAGGCCGCCAGCGCCGCAGCCAGAACCCATATCCGCCTGATAACCCAATCGGTCTCTGATGCAAAGCGGATGCCAGAGGCGTTATTAAAAATGGCTTCCGGCATCGATGCGTTCTGGATGCTTCCGGACATGACGATCATGCCTCCGGAGATCATAGAATATCTGATGGAGTATTCGGTGGAAAACCGGATACCACTGATATCGTTTTCCCGAAAACATATTGACATTGGTGCCGTCATATCGATCAGCACGGAGGCCTTCGATATGGGCCGTCAGGCCTGGCAGATCGCCGAAAAAATTCTGTCGGTCAATCGGGGCGCACCGGTCGAAAAAATCGTCAGGCCCCGGAAGGCCATCGTATCCATCAATCCGGTCAGTGCGAAAAAACTGTGTGTCACCATCGATCCGGTAATGAAACATACGGCAATAGCCGATAATGAAAATAATTCGTCCGTCATTTCGAGCCCTTTTACGTTTTAA
- a CDS encoding TonB-dependent receptor, with product MNLKAVLRKGRSVAVAAVTVWGLCQMADFAAAEDELAYLKLFYDPDELVATATRYPRPVSEVAENMEIVTADEIEKMNAHTVAEVINTVTGLYVQFCGRGFGSLSQFYVQGSDSTHVRVMIDGVTLNSRSSGIAETNFIPVAIIDRIEIVKGPASSVWGSSLGGVINLITKRPAPSGETEGAFSASYGERHTLDYRAQMSGKIGGVGIYGFAGHQASDGLKNNRWFESTPLYSKLTLALSPDWTAGLSAAYSAPEQNQGDFPSYGLSVPTDFRHFFITAFADGQLLPNVKLALSGNQYQYKQSMYYNLLSTDQTVIDDSYDENSESVSAILTWEAAVNCLMLGAEFESAQLDQAETRFSLTRSTSPEVEEWTLFVNDTLDLGRVTLNLGLRYDHDSLTGDFVSPSLGAAVALNEDSVLRLTASRGYNRPNLSWVSGGGWFFDPNPDLERETVGSCQAGLETRAIDYLRIKAIAFYHALDDEIQYVSPSGSSHGYWINSGDVWRQGVELEAGTAPVHHVSVSAGGVYTRIKSENESRALDRYVFNTGIYYDDKTSMNAGLTGHFIYWDEQDSAFDFICDFNLARKVFVRDRMTPEVFFSAHNLFNGSQFRSDMYDDPRRWIEAGIRVRF from the coding sequence ATGAATCTGAAAGCGGTTCTGAGAAAAGGTCGTTCGGTGGCGGTAGCGGCGGTGACGGTGTGGGGACTGTGTCAGATGGCTGATTTTGCGGCAGCGGAAGACGAATTGGCGTATCTTAAACTGTTCTACGATCCGGACGAGCTGGTAGCTACCGCCACGCGCTACCCGAGGCCCGTGTCCGAGGTGGCCGAAAATATGGAAATTGTAACGGCAGATGAGATCGAAAAGATGAACGCCCACACGGTGGCTGAGGTCATAAACACGGTGACCGGGCTTTATGTGCAGTTTTGCGGCAGGGGATTCGGCAGCCTGTCGCAGTTTTACGTCCAGGGCTCGGACAGTACGCATGTCCGGGTGATGATCGACGGGGTGACCTTAAACAGCCGCTCCAGCGGCATTGCCGAGACCAATTTTATTCCCGTGGCCATTATCGACCGGATTGAAATCGTCAAAGGCCCGGCCTCATCGGTCTGGGGCTCATCCCTGGGAGGGGTCATCAACCTCATCACCAAAAGGCCGGCCCCTTCCGGGGAGACTGAGGGGGCTTTCAGCGCCTCTTACGGCGAACGTCACACGCTGGATTACCGGGCGCAGATGTCCGGCAAAATCGGCGGGGTGGGCATTTACGGGTTTGCGGGTCACCAGGCGTCTGACGGGCTGAAAAATAACCGGTGGTTTGAGAGCACGCCGCTTTATTCCAAACTGACCCTGGCCCTATCCCCGGACTGGACGGCGGGGCTGAGCGCCGCCTACAGCGCACCGGAGCAGAATCAGGGGGATTTTCCATCGTACGGGCTCAGTGTCCCCACGGATTTTCGCCATTTTTTCATAACCGCATTTGCCGACGGTCAGTTGCTGCCGAATGTGAAGCTCGCCCTGTCGGGGAATCAGTATCAGTACAAACAGAGCATGTATTACAATTTGCTTTCGACCGATCAGACGGTGATTGATGATTCGTATGATGAAAATAGCGAATCCGTAAGCGCCATATTAACTTGGGAGGCGGCCGTCAATTGCCTGATGCTGGGGGCGGAGTTTGAATCCGCGCAGCTGGATCAGGCGGAAACCCGGTTTTCGTTGACCCGGAGCACCTCGCCCGAGGTGGAGGAATGGACACTTTTTGTCAATGACACGCTCGATCTGGGGCGGGTGACGTTGAATCTCGGCCTCCGGTACGACCATGACAGTCTGACCGGGGACTTTGTCAGCCCGAGCCTGGGGGCCGCGGTTGCCCTGAATGAGGACTCGGTGCTGCGGCTGACGGCCTCACGGGGATACAACCGCCCGAATTTGTCATGGGTGTCCGGCGGCGGGTGGTTTTTTGACCCGAATCCGGATCTTGAACGGGAAACGGTCGGGTCCTGCCAGGCCGGGCTCGAGACAAGGGCCATTGACTACCTGAGAATAAAGGCAATCGCATTTTATCATGCACTGGACGATGAAATACAATATGTTTCTCCGAGCGGCTCCTCCCATGGTTACTGGATCAATTCGGGCGATGTCTGGCGGCAGGGCGTCGAGCTGGAGGCCGGAACTGCCCCGGTGCATCATGTGTCGGTGAGTGCCGGCGGCGTGTACACCCGCATCAAATCCGAAAATGAGTCGCGCGCGCTGGACCGCTACGTGTTCAACACGGGAATTTATTACGATGACAAGACTTCGATGAACGCCGGGTTGACCGGACACTTTATCTACTGGGACGAGCAAGATTCCGCGTTTGACTTTATCTGTGATTTTAATCTGGCCAGGAAAGTTTTTGTCCGAGACCGGATGACTCCGGAAGTTTTTTTCAGCGCTCATAACCTGTTTAACGGAAGTCAGTTTAGAAGTGACATGTATGATGATCCCCGCCGGTGGATCGAGGCCGGAATCCGGGTCCGGTTTTAG
- a CDS encoding 4Fe-4S cluster-binding domain-containing protein gives MLPKPARFQIRINICWPHTIFIVDDAAAEKEAMAGCIDRINAKNPRLKITVVLNLDCNFACPYCYEGENKGKFYMSDQTEAALICFIEKRLAPEKTALTVDFYGGEPLLSIPRICSISGKLGALAGGRGVTGGNS, from the coding sequence ATGCTGCCAAAGCCGGCACGCTTTCAGATAAGGATAAACATCTGCTGGCCGCATACGATATTCATCGTCGATGATGCCGCCGCTGAAAAAGAGGCCATGGCCGGCTGCATCGACCGCATCAATGCGAAAAATCCCCGCCTGAAGATCACCGTGGTGCTCAACCTGGACTGCAACTTTGCCTGCCCCTACTGCTACGAGGGGGAAAACAAAGGAAAATTTTACATGTCCGATCAGACCGAGGCCGCCCTCATCTGCTTTATCGAAAAGAGGCTTGCGCCGGAAAAAACCGCGCTGACCGTGGATTTTTACGGGGGAGAGCCCCTGCTGAGCATACCGCGCATCTGCTCGATCTCCGGAAAGCTTGGCGCGCTTGCCGGGGGCCGGGGCGTAACCGGCGGAAATTCATAA
- a CDS encoding pyridoxamine 5'-phosphate oxidase family protein yields MNLEDVKALMRKTGWGILATTDGETVGARPIGGWAWMETELWCATSSASEKIAHLKKVPQAEYCFASTEGRHVRISGPCALSTTIADKLRLYEAVPLLKKYIPDPASPDYIVIRMTPERIRMMETLDMKYQAVELP; encoded by the coding sequence ATGAACCTGGAAGATGTAAAAGCGTTGATGAGAAAAACCGGTTGGGGAATACTGGCTACCACGGACGGCGAAACCGTCGGGGCCCGTCCCATAGGCGGATGGGCATGGATGGAAACCGAGCTGTGGTGCGCCACCTCCAGCGCCTCGGAAAAGATCGCCCACCTGAAAAAAGTCCCGCAAGCCGAGTACTGTTTTGCAAGCACTGAGGGACGACATGTGAGGATATCAGGCCCCTGCGCCCTCAGCACGACCATCGCCGACAAGCTCCGGCTCTACGAGGCGGTTCCCCTTTTAAAAAAATACATCCCGGATCCGGCCTCACCCGACTATATCGTGATCCGGATGACGCCCGAAAGAATCCGGATGATGGAAACACTGGATATGAAATACCAGGCGGTTGAGCTGCCGTAA